In the genome of Bryobacteraceae bacterium, one region contains:
- the gatC gene encoding Asp-tRNA(Asn)/Glu-tRNA(Gln) amidotransferase subunit GatC produces the protein MKIDSKQVRTVADLANLRLTDAEVERMAREMDSILSHMDKLNELDTADVPPMAQVLYEADDTASMRDDAVRPCLSNEAALASAPLAGAGMFKVPRVVEK, from the coding sequence TTGAAGATCGATTCGAAACAAGTGCGGACGGTAGCGGACCTGGCGAACCTTCGGCTCACTGACGCTGAAGTGGAACGGATGGCCCGCGAGATGGATTCCATCCTTTCGCACATGGACAAACTGAACGAGCTCGATACGGCGGACGTGCCGCCGATGGCGCAGGTGCTCTACGAGGCTGACGATACGGCATCAATGCGAGACGACGCCGTGCGGCCCTGCCTTTCGAACGAGGCGGCGCTGGCGAGCGCTCCGCTGGCCGGCGCTGGGATGTTCAAGGTGCCCCGGGTGGTGGAGAAATGA
- a CDS encoding DUF721 domain-containing protein, with translation MKRVLQLLTGSKTGERFLTPEQRILAAWPVAVSKVIARRTEAAAVRDGVLIVEVEDKLWQSQLKGLRGQILASIHRVTSGEEPKEIKFRVRAQRLGPMRETLPVRDKMPGDDADRIADPMLGRIYKAKRKRATG, from the coding sequence ATGAAGCGCGTGCTCCAACTGTTGACCGGCTCGAAGACCGGCGAGCGTTTCCTGACGCCGGAGCAGCGCATTTTGGCTGCGTGGCCGGTGGCGGTGAGCAAAGTGATCGCGCGGCGCACGGAAGCGGCAGCGGTGCGGGACGGCGTGCTGATCGTCGAAGTGGAAGACAAGCTGTGGCAATCGCAGTTGAAAGGTCTGCGCGGGCAGATACTTGCTTCGATCCACCGCGTCACCAGCGGCGAGGAACCCAAGGAGATCAAGTTCCGCGTGCGCGCGCAGCGCCTGGGACCGATGCGGGAGACACTGCCCGTGCGAGACAAGATGCCGGGCGACGACGCCGACCGGATCGCGGACCCGATGCTCGGCCGCATCTACAAAGCCAAACGGAAGAGGGCAACCGGTTGA
- a CDS encoding amidohydrolase family protein yields the protein MRRREALLLPLAAAPAESGPMIDTHIHLFDPAGFPYHPRATYKPRPAPLDPYLAFVKQAGIAHTVIVHPEPYQDDHRYLEHCFAHESPAHLFKGACLFDPIDPRTPVHMRELSRRLPGRIVAMRIHAMNAPGEPPLSSGAIKNRDLSDPRVKAVWREAGRLGMAIQMHFLPHHSEAIGALAAEFKDVPVILDHMGRAGMGGPAGFEQVLRLADHPLTFFKFSGIRYSSKEPAPHRDVQPFVNRAFDAFGPERMLWGGLGHTMEEHRAARDLFDFQFAFASEDDRARIRGGNARRLFRF from the coding sequence ATGCGCAGGCGTGAAGCTCTCCTCCTCCCGTTGGCCGCGGCCCCCGCCGAATCCGGCCCCATGATCGACACCCATATCCACCTGTTCGACCCCGCCGGGTTCCCCTATCATCCGCGCGCCACCTACAAGCCGCGGCCGGCGCCGCTCGATCCTTACCTCGCGTTCGTGAAGCAGGCCGGCATCGCGCACACAGTGATCGTCCACCCGGAACCCTACCAGGACGATCACCGCTACCTGGAACATTGCTTCGCCCACGAGTCGCCCGCGCACCTGTTCAAAGGCGCGTGTCTCTTCGACCCCATCGACCCGCGTACGCCGGTCCATATGCGCGAACTTTCGCGGCGGCTTCCCGGCCGCATCGTCGCGATGCGCATTCATGCGATGAACGCTCCCGGCGAGCCGCCGCTATCGTCGGGCGCTATCAAGAACCGTGACCTCAGCGATCCGCGCGTCAAAGCCGTGTGGCGCGAAGCCGGCCGGCTCGGCATGGCGATTCAGATGCACTTCCTGCCGCACCACTCGGAAGCCATCGGCGCGCTAGCAGCCGAGTTCAAGGACGTGCCGGTGATCCTCGATCACATGGGCCGCGCCGGCATGGGCGGCCCCGCGGGCTTCGAGCAGGTCCTCCGCCTCGCCGATCATCCGCTTACGTTCTTCAAATTTTCTGGCATCCGCTATTCGTCGAAAGAACCCGCCCCGCATCGTGACGTGCAGCCCTTCGTCAACCGTGCTTTCGACGCCTTCGGCCCTGAACGCATGCTCTGGGGCGGCCTCGGCCACACCATGGAGGAGCATCGCGCCGCCCGGGACTTGTTCGACTTCCAGTTCGCCTTCGCCTCCGAAGACGACCGCGCCCGCATCCGCGGCGGCAACGCCCGCCGTCTGTTTCGGTTCTAG
- a CDS encoding FAD-dependent oxidoreductase — protein sequence MNATDTGNPNYFHKVVDCQWACPAHTNVPEYIRLIAQGRYTDAYLLNRVSNVFPGILGRTCDRPCEPACRRGRVDGKPVAICRLKRVAADLRGEYQDRLPRIPEKKNGKRIACVGAGPASLTVANDLMPLGYSVTVFEKWDKLGGLMRTNIPSFRLPEAVLEEEIGNIVDMGVDIRYNSPVGSLKAMLGEGWDAIFVGTGAPRGKDLDIPGRQEAAANIHIGIDWLESIAFGHIDKIGERVLIIGVGNTAMDCCRSSRRLGGADIKVMARRPRAFFKASPWELDDAEEEGVEIVVNHAPKRFVLESGRLVGMEFERVEWDEGARKSTTIDTVTIPCDDVILAIGQDNAFPWIERDIGMEFGKWDMPVVDEITHQSTLPGVFFGGDAAWGPKNIIWAVEHGHQAAISIDLYCCGESLYDRPPQRQNLVSTKMGISEWAYHNDYNPSPRQKMKHVDLAERFRQLSIEVELGFDPEQTAREVQRCLNCDVQTGFAAKRCIECDACIDICPVQCLTIAGNGDEQDLRGRLSAPALNLTQDLYVSASLPQTGRVMVKDEDVCVHCGLCAERCPTAAWDMLKLDLLIPHAGSSPCTKSSVNA from the coding sequence ATGAACGCCACCGATACCGGAAACCCAAACTACTTCCACAAAGTCGTGGATTGCCAGTGGGCCTGCCCAGCGCATACGAACGTCCCGGAATACATCCGGCTCATCGCGCAGGGCCGCTACACGGACGCCTACCTTTTGAATCGCGTCTCCAATGTCTTCCCAGGCATTCTCGGGCGCACTTGCGACCGGCCCTGCGAACCCGCCTGCCGGCGCGGCCGTGTCGACGGCAAGCCCGTGGCGATCTGCCGGCTGAAGCGCGTCGCCGCGGATCTGCGCGGCGAATACCAGGACCGTCTGCCCCGGATCCCCGAGAAGAAGAACGGAAAGCGGATAGCGTGCGTCGGCGCCGGACCCGCTTCGCTCACCGTCGCCAACGATCTCATGCCGCTCGGCTACTCGGTGACCGTCTTCGAGAAATGGGATAAACTCGGCGGCCTGATGCGGACCAACATCCCGTCGTTCCGTCTGCCGGAGGCCGTGCTCGAAGAAGAGATCGGCAACATCGTGGATATGGGCGTCGACATCCGGTACAACTCGCCAGTCGGCAGCCTCAAGGCGATGCTCGGCGAAGGTTGGGATGCGATCTTCGTCGGCACCGGGGCGCCGCGCGGCAAGGATCTCGACATCCCCGGCCGCCAGGAAGCCGCGGCCAACATCCACATCGGCATCGACTGGCTCGAGTCGATCGCGTTCGGCCACATCGATAAGATCGGCGAACGCGTCCTCATCATCGGCGTCGGCAACACGGCGATGGATTGCTGCCGCTCCTCGCGGCGTCTCGGCGGTGCCGATATCAAAGTGATGGCGCGGCGCCCGCGCGCCTTCTTCAAAGCGTCGCCGTGGGAACTCGACGACGCCGAGGAAGAGGGCGTCGAGATCGTTGTCAACCACGCCCCGAAGCGGTTCGTGCTCGAAAGCGGCCGGCTCGTCGGCATGGAGTTCGAACGCGTCGAGTGGGACGAGGGCGCTCGCAAGTCCACCACGATCGACACGGTGACGATTCCCTGCGACGATGTCATCCTCGCCATCGGCCAGGACAATGCGTTCCCTTGGATCGAGCGCGACATCGGCATGGAGTTCGGCAAGTGGGACATGCCTGTCGTCGACGAGATCACCCACCAGAGCACGCTCCCAGGCGTCTTCTTCGGCGGAGACGCGGCCTGGGGCCCGAAGAACATCATCTGGGCCGTGGAGCACGGCCACCAGGCGGCGATTTCGATCGACCTTTACTGCTGCGGCGAGTCGCTCTATGACCGGCCGCCGCAGCGCCAGAACCTGGTCTCCACCAAGATGGGCATCAGCGAGTGGGCCTATCACAACGACTATAATCCGTCGCCTCGTCAGAAGATGAAGCACGTCGACCTGGCCGAGCGATTCCGCCAATTGAGCATCGAAGTCGAACTCGGGTTCGACCCGGAGCAGACCGCCCGCGAAGTGCAGCGCTGCCTCAATTGCGACGTGCAGACCGGGTTCGCCGCCAAGCGCTGCATCGAGTGCGACGCCTGCATCGACATCTGCCCCGTTCAATGCCTCACTATCGCCGGCAATGGCGACGAGCAGGATCTCCGCGGCCGCCTCTCCGCGCCCGCGCTCAATCTCACTCAGGACCTCTATGTTTCGGCCAGTCTGCCGCAGACCGGACGCGTGATGGTGAAGGACGAAGACGTCTGCGTCCACTGCGGACTGTGCGCCGAGCGCTGTCCCACCGCTGCGTGGGACATGCTGAAACTGGATCTCCTTATTCCCCACGCCGGGAGCTCTCCTTGCACCAAGTCCTCCGTCAACGCGTAA
- a CDS encoding 2-oxoacid:acceptor oxidoreductase subunit alpha: MHQVLRQRVNDFAVKLANVNGTGSASANGLIRQAIFRMGIPASGKNLFPSNIQGLPTWYEIRVNHSGHTARALDYDLMVAMNNQTYDRDIREVRSGGYVLYDSTWPLDSKLMRDDVTFLGVPLAKVCNDAFTEPRARVLLKNIAYAGSLCALLDMDMDVIDELLKETYGRKPALLDSNFKAVRLGYDYARQNLECPLPFRLEKMNGNDGKILIDGNTATALGCLYAGATVAAWYPITPATSVMDSFTSLCEKYRKDPETGKNNYAIIQAEDELAAIGMVIGASWNGARSFTSTAGPGISLMNELLGLAYYAEIPVVIVDVQRVGPSTGMPTRTQQADILECAYASHGDTKHILLIPSDPNECFQFAAKAFDLAEYFQTPVIMLSDLDIGMNDWVVDRLDWDDNYKPNRGRVLTAEELAAMPKFHRYSNEDENHVAARTLPGVHPKGSFFIRGSGHNKFGGYTEIPDEYQEVLDRLERKHAAAAAHVPEALIERREGATVGVVTIGGCERAVREALDILAQRGTPLDYMRIRAFPFPDSVEAFLREHPYNIVIEQNRDAQLRALLLLETGITKDRLRSLCVYGGFPLSAQTVIEGVLARIKEKQ, from the coding sequence TTGCACCAAGTCCTCCGTCAACGCGTAAACGACTTCGCCGTAAAACTGGCGAACGTCAATGGAACCGGTTCGGCCAGCGCCAACGGCCTCATCCGCCAGGCGATTTTTCGCATGGGCATTCCCGCATCCGGGAAGAACCTGTTCCCTTCGAACATCCAGGGCCTGCCCACCTGGTACGAGATCCGCGTCAATCATTCCGGCCATACGGCCCGCGCGCTCGACTACGACCTCATGGTCGCCATGAACAATCAGACCTACGATCGCGACATCCGCGAGGTGCGCTCGGGCGGCTACGTACTTTACGATTCCACCTGGCCGCTCGACTCCAAGCTGATGCGCGACGACGTCACCTTCCTCGGCGTGCCGCTGGCCAAGGTTTGCAACGACGCCTTTACCGAACCGCGCGCGCGCGTGCTGCTCAAGAACATTGCCTACGCGGGCTCACTCTGCGCCCTCCTCGACATGGACATGGACGTGATCGACGAGTTGCTCAAGGAAACCTACGGCCGCAAGCCGGCGCTGCTCGATTCCAACTTCAAGGCCGTGCGCCTCGGCTACGACTACGCAAGACAGAACCTCGAGTGCCCGCTGCCGTTCCGCCTCGAAAAGATGAACGGCAACGACGGCAAGATCCTGATCGACGGCAATACGGCCACGGCGCTCGGCTGCCTCTATGCCGGGGCGACGGTGGCCGCCTGGTACCCGATCACGCCGGCGACGTCGGTGATGGACTCCTTCACCAGCCTTTGCGAGAAGTACCGCAAGGATCCGGAAACGGGCAAGAACAACTACGCCATCATCCAGGCCGAAGACGAACTGGCGGCGATCGGGATGGTGATCGGGGCGTCCTGGAACGGCGCACGCTCGTTTACCTCCACCGCCGGCCCCGGCATCTCGCTCATGAACGAACTGCTTGGGCTCGCCTACTATGCCGAGATCCCGGTAGTGATCGTCGACGTTCAGCGCGTCGGCCCTTCCACCGGAATGCCCACGCGAACCCAGCAGGCCGACATCCTCGAGTGCGCCTATGCCTCGCACGGCGATACCAAGCACATCCTGTTAATCCCATCGGATCCGAACGAGTGCTTCCAGTTCGCCGCGAAAGCCTTCGATCTCGCCGAGTACTTCCAGACGCCGGTGATCATGCTCTCCGATCTCGACATCGGCATGAACGACTGGGTGGTCGACCGGCTGGACTGGGACGACAACTACAAGCCCAACCGCGGCCGCGTTCTCACCGCCGAGGAACTCGCGGCGATGCCGAAGTTCCACCGCTACAGCAACGAGGACGAGAATCACGTCGCCGCGCGGACTCTCCCGGGCGTTCACCCGAAGGGATCGTTTTTCATTCGTGGCTCCGGCCACAACAAATTCGGCGGGTACACGGAAATCCCGGACGAGTATCAGGAGGTGCTGGACCGTCTCGAGCGGAAGCACGCCGCCGCCGCCGCGCATGTGCCGGAAGCTCTCATTGAACGCCGTGAAGGCGCGACGGTGGGCGTGGTGACCATCGGCGGCTGCGAACGCGCTGTTCGCGAGGCGCTCGACATACTCGCGCAGCGCGGCACGCCGCTCGACTACATGCGAATCCGCGCCTTCCCGTTTCCCGATTCGGTGGAGGCGTTCCTCCGCGAACATCCCTACAACATCGTGATCGAGCAGAACCGTGACGCGCAGTTGCGTGCGCTGCTGCTGCTCGAGACTGGCATTACCAAGGACCGGCTCCGCTCGCTGTGCGTTTACGGAGGATTTCCGTTGAGCGCCCAGACTGTGATCGAGGGCGTACTGGCCCGCATCAAGGAGAAGCAATAA
- a CDS encoding 2-oxoacid:ferredoxin oxidoreductase subunit beta translates to MPSIAKPAATHPSLKRNALGLTLRDYEGTMSTLCAGCGHDSITAAVIRAVWELSIEPHMLAKLSGIGCSSKTPTYFVNGAHGFNSAHGRMAAIASGANAANREMTYIGVSGDGDSLSIGLGQLCHAVRRNVKMAYIIENNGVYGLTKGQFSASADLGSKSKRGEANRMAPIDPVMLALSIGATFVARSFSGDKDQLVPLLKAALSHRGFALIDVISPCVTFNDHNGSTKSYLHTRQHKVDINQADYVPPASEIVAEITPKGTTSVTMHDGSVVRFTAVSEGYDPTDRGKVYDYLEHHQHRGEVPTGLLFIDTSAPNMHELANTPDVALNRVPFEKLCPGSAVLEKFQAQFR, encoded by the coding sequence GTGCCGTCCATCGCCAAGCCCGCCGCCACCCACCCGAGCCTGAAGCGCAACGCTCTCGGTCTCACCCTCCGCGACTACGAAGGGACGATGTCGACCCTTTGCGCCGGCTGCGGGCACGACTCGATCACCGCCGCCGTCATTCGCGCCGTGTGGGAGCTGTCGATCGAACCGCACATGCTGGCCAAGCTGAGCGGCATCGGCTGTTCATCGAAGACGCCGACGTATTTCGTCAACGGCGCCCACGGTTTCAACTCCGCCCATGGGCGCATGGCGGCCATCGCCTCCGGCGCCAACGCCGCCAACCGCGAGATGACCTACATTGGCGTTTCCGGCGACGGCGACTCGCTATCGATCGGTCTCGGCCAGTTGTGCCACGCCGTGCGCCGCAACGTGAAGATGGCGTACATCATCGAGAACAACGGCGTCTATGGGCTGACAAAGGGCCAGTTCTCCGCGTCGGCCGACCTCGGCTCCAAGAGCAAGCGCGGGGAAGCCAACCGCATGGCCCCGATCGACCCGGTGATGCTGGCGCTCTCGATCGGCGCCACCTTCGTCGCCCGGAGCTTTTCCGGCGACAAGGACCAGCTGGTGCCGCTGCTGAAGGCCGCGCTCTCGCACCGGGGCTTCGCCCTCATCGACGTGATCTCGCCGTGCGTCACGTTCAACGATCACAACGGATCCACCAAGAGTTACCTCCATACGCGGCAGCACAAGGTGGACATCAATCAGGCTGACTACGTGCCGCCGGCGAGCGAGATCGTGGCTGAGATCACGCCGAAAGGGACGACGTCGGTGACGATGCACGACGGCTCCGTGGTCCGCTTCACAGCGGTTTCGGAAGGATACGATCCCACTGACCGGGGCAAAGTCTACGACTACCTCGAACATCACCAGCATCGCGGCGAGGTTCCCACGGGGCTCTTGTTCATCGATACGTCGGCGCCGAACATGCACGAACTGGCGAACACGCCGGACGTGGCGTTGAACCGGGTGCCGTTTGAGAAGCTCTGTCCCGGATCGGCGGTGCTCGAGAAGTTTCAAGCGCAGTTCCGCTAG
- a CDS encoding amidohydrolase family protein, with protein MRRTLIRGGTIFDGTGGAPRDGDVLLEGERIAAVGTVGAVPEAEVLPCHGLAVAPGFIDLHSHSDLQVLEDRTEKSNQGVTREVVGNCGFSPYPCGDGAHYRGFAEGILAPSAPAGFASAAEYLAAAAERSHHVAVHSLIGHGTLRTALFAGRQDRLTAAELDRAAGVLDEALASGAAGFSTGLMYAPGSAAPFEELVTLCRVTARRGGLYATHMRSYSFGLVESVDEQIRLAREAGCRLQISHLQAVGAKNWDKQRVALDRIEAARADGVDVEFDIYPYQAGSTVLTQLLPQWALDGGREALLGRLRGGDRWEIARETEAGLAQQWTDILVLGRSLADHAAERGVEPVQAAIDLILEHEGRVTMISFNQSADNLRELLTHPLCSVISDGFYVDGQPHPRLYGTFPFLLGGVARERGWMGLAAAVHKITAKPAARLGLQDAGTIRAGAVADVTIFDPAAVQGPATYEKPDQAPVGIRAVYRSGVRLPGG; from the coding sequence ATGCGACGAACGTTAATTCGGGGCGGGACGATCTTCGACGGGACCGGGGGCGCGCCTCGCGACGGCGACGTACTGCTGGAAGGCGAACGAATCGCCGCCGTCGGCACGGTAGGCGCGGTACCGGAGGCGGAGGTGTTGCCTTGCCACGGCCTCGCAGTGGCGCCGGGATTCATCGATCTCCACAGCCACTCCGATCTCCAGGTGCTCGAAGATCGCACCGAAAAGTCGAACCAGGGCGTCACGCGGGAAGTGGTGGGCAATTGCGGCTTCTCGCCGTATCCGTGCGGCGACGGGGCGCACTATCGCGGGTTCGCCGAAGGCATCCTCGCGCCGTCGGCTCCGGCCGGCTTCGCATCCGCAGCCGAGTACCTGGCGGCGGCGGCCGAGCGCTCCCACCACGTGGCCGTGCATTCGCTCATCGGGCATGGGACGCTTCGGACCGCGCTATTCGCCGGCCGGCAGGACCGCCTGACCGCCGCTGAACTCGACCGCGCCGCCGGAGTGCTTGACGAGGCTCTTGCCTCCGGCGCGGCGGGATTTTCCACCGGACTCATGTACGCGCCCGGCTCAGCGGCTCCTTTCGAAGAGTTAGTAACATTGTGCCGCGTGACGGCGCGCCGCGGCGGACTCTATGCGACTCACATGCGAAGCTACTCGTTCGGCCTCGTCGAGTCCGTGGACGAACAGATCCGTCTTGCCCGCGAGGCCGGGTGCCGCCTCCAGATTTCGCATCTCCAGGCCGTGGGCGCGAAGAACTGGGACAAACAGCGGGTGGCGCTCGACCGGATCGAGGCCGCCCGCGCCGACGGCGTCGATGTCGAGTTCGATATCTACCCGTACCAGGCGGGCAGCACGGTCTTGACGCAACTACTGCCGCAATGGGCGCTCGATGGAGGTCGCGAGGCGCTGCTCGGGCGTCTGCGCGGCGGAGATCGGTGGGAGATCGCCCGCGAAACCGAGGCCGGCCTGGCGCAGCAGTGGACCGATATCCTGGTGCTGGGACGGAGCCTCGCAGACCACGCCGCCGAACGCGGAGTCGAACCTGTACAGGCGGCGATCGACCTGATCCTGGAGCACGAGGGCCGGGTTACGATGATTTCGTTCAACCAGAGCGCGGACAACTTGCGCGAGTTGCTCACGCATCCTCTGTGCAGCGTGATCAGCGACGGCTTCTACGTCGACGGGCAGCCGCATCCGCGATTGTACGGAACCTTCCCGTTTCTGCTTGGCGGGGTCGCGCGGGAACGGGGGTGGATGGGATTGGCCGCGGCGGTCCACAAGATCACCGCAAAACCCGCGGCGCGGTTGGGGTTGCAGGATGCAGGGACCATCCGTGCGGGGGCGGTGGCGGATGTTACGATCTTCGATCCCGCGGCGGTGCAGGGGCCGGCAACGTACGAGAAGCCGGACCAGGCTCCGGTGGGCATTCGTGCGGTGTACCGCAGCGGCGTTCGGTTACCAGGTGGATGA
- a CDS encoding SDR family oxidoreductase, which yields MTKTFIITGAARGIGKACALELARRGGAVAAVDLAPSTETAVEIGQLGGKCEIIEGDVADPATHERAVARALERFGRVDGVVANAAWSHRCPFVEMPAELAKKTVDVTMWGVFHAFQAVARRLLEQGGGGSMVAIGSVHFARPFALSTAYNMAKAGVNHLVMTVAAELAPHRVRVNIVEPGWTDTPGERMHFTEEQIAAGAAEMPFGRLAQPEEIAKGVAWLCSEEAGYVSGATLRIDGALVLPRPIFS from the coding sequence GTGACGAAAACGTTTATCATCACTGGCGCCGCGCGCGGAATCGGCAAGGCGTGCGCGTTGGAGTTGGCCCGCCGCGGCGGCGCGGTCGCGGCCGTGGACCTGGCTCCGTCGACCGAAACCGCGGTCGAAATCGGCCAGCTCGGCGGCAAGTGCGAAATCATCGAAGGCGATGTCGCGGACCCGGCCACTCACGAACGCGCCGTTGCCCGTGCGTTGGAGCGGTTCGGCCGGGTGGATGGCGTGGTCGCCAACGCGGCGTGGAGCCATCGCTGTCCGTTTGTGGAGATGCCCGCCGAGTTGGCGAAGAAGACGGTGGATGTCACCATGTGGGGCGTGTTTCATGCATTCCAGGCCGTCGCCCGGCGGTTGCTCGAGCAAGGCGGGGGAGGCTCGATGGTGGCTATCGGTTCCGTGCACTTTGCGCGGCCGTTCGCCCTCTCCACCGCCTACAACATGGCGAAGGCCGGCGTGAACCATCTGGTGATGACCGTCGCCGCCGAACTGGCGCCGCACCGCGTGCGCGTGAACATCGTGGAGCCGGGTTGGACGGATACGCCCGGTGAGCGCATGCACTTCACAGAGGAGCAGATCGCCGCCGGCGCCGCGGAGATGCCGTTTGGCCGCCTCGCTCAACCCGAGGAAATCGCCAAGGGAGTGGCTTGGCTGTGTTCCGAAGAGGCCGGCTATGTGAGCGGCGCCACGCTTCGTATCGACGGCGCGCTCGTGCTGCCGAGACCTATTTTTTCGTAA